The Glycine max cultivar Williams 82 chromosome 3, Glycine_max_v4.0, whole genome shotgun sequence sequence CACTGCATTCACGGTCCCAAAGCAAGAATTTTGTGCTTTCATTTCCCTGGTTGATCATCACCTCAAGCCTATACCTACCACCATATGCACCAATAGTCAAAAAATGATGAAGGcataaaaaatacacaacattTTAAAAGATCACAATCACCTAAGCACAGCTTCCTTATTGTATTTGCTGCATACACATGTAAAGGGCGTCATCTCTGCATCACTTTTTTTATGGCACTCAATGCAAGTTGTATAACACCATGAATGATTGTCCAGAACAATCCTAGTAATTGTGCCAACAGTGACACAAACAATTTCCTGCATGAAACAGCATAgacatcaaataaaaaacttcaGATAATGCACGACAAAGAATTAAAATCTATATAAGATCATTACTTCAGAGATGGTGTTAATCTCAGCAATAGTCTTTGCCTCAGCCTTGCCAAAGAATGATTCTTTTGATGATAATTGGATAGAACCTGAAAGTTGTGTACTCCCTTCACCATGGGATTTAAAACCTGACCGGGGCTCAATGCCCAACTCTGCAAGCCTACAAATATACaatgaacaacaaaaataagacaaaaaataatcaacatatATTACATAACACATACAAAAAATACCGTTCATTGAATTCTTGAATCTCCATCACAGGCTGGTTAATAATTAACTTTGAAGCCTTGAAAGAATTGTTGATCGATGCAGAATAAGAtcctaaatcatttaaaaaatagaaccaTAACATGCAATAGCATAAACAGACAAATCAATAAATTCAAGATGAGGATATACCCTGCGCTTCCTTGATCCTACAATGGCTTAATAGAACTGTAATTGGACCATCACCTTCATAATCATCTAAGAACTTCACAAACTGCAAGCAATAATCATCCCACAAAGTGCAAGATAGCAATTGCTGGCtatcaaaaataaatagttatgaAACAATCAGTTATTAATAATCATATAATCATAGCCACAACTTGACAAAGCATATCACATAAATTGTCACCAAGAATCAAACTTCACCTCAAGTCCTTTAATTTGAAAACTACCCTTCTACCTTTTCCTGAAACTTGCCGAAAGACAACCTCCTCCACAACACCAATAACATCTAAAGCAAGTAGGAAAATCAGGGaatgttatttaattccaaaaacAACAGAACTTTCAAAATAAACTCAATTGCAAAAATATAACTTAACATACCAACCAATAGTCCACGTTCAAACTGACCAGCCACAACATCTGCAAATCCAGCAAACCTGTATTTTCTAAAAGGGATGTCCCCTAGAACACACTCCCTCACAACAGTAACCCCAATAAACACCAATTTAAATTGATGATCACACACTCTGTACTGACCATTGTTTTTTAGCACTTTAAAATTGTGCATGACATAAGTACAATTTTCTTTCAAGtccattttgtttttacttCAATTGGTCTTGTTTACAAACAGCGTGGATCTCATCACCCTGGATTGCATTAAGGTTACAACACAATGAACTGAACAATGAGTAATAAGTAATAAagctacaaaaaaaaatagaattgaagCATACATCGGAGTCCACAAACACCATTTCAGCTTGCTCAGATTTGTTAGGCGTGCCAATAAACCATAGATCACTGATCCTCACACTGAGtttaagagtttcttttgagccATCGATGCTCTTTATCTTGTCTGGAGAACGTGCCATAACACtgcaaaaaaatacaacaaagcCACCATCAAAATAGAAACACGATAAGCTAAGCAAAAATCCAAAACCTCGTTCAACACACAAAAAAGCTAACATGCATGTAAGAAAACACACATGAGAACAGCACCAGAACAGAACAACAGAAGTACCACCAACCCTAAACCAAACATCGTCcaacacaacaaaattaaaaaataacatgcatgcaacaaaacaaacataaaaacacCACACAAACAAAAGCCAAAAACCCGGAAGGTAATATGcatgtaagaaaagaaaagccagAAAACCATAAGCTAACATCGAACGTAACAAAACATACATCAAAATAGCATCAAACAGAACCCAAATTAAACTGCTCTGCATCTGCGAAAATGAAAACCAAAAACGCGCAAACTGAAGAATGAAGATTGAAATGCAAGAAACCACGTAAAGAAGCAAAGGCCAACACATGCACAACATGCAAAATAAAACACTTGTAAATGCcacaatcaacaaaattaaacacCTGTAAGCATCAGAAGAGTGGTAAATTAAGGGCTAAAAGACCAAAAAACCAAGGAAATGAACAGCTGTCACAATCTTAAGCAGGGGTATTTCAATAATTTCCAGAGGATTCTCTTTTATAGATAATATATAGATAAGAATTTGATATTTGTTATTCAGTGTATGAGACAATATTCAACCAAATGACTATTTTTAAGGAacttatatactttttgaaGCAGGTATTATTTTTCCAATTCAAACATGAATAATGATTTAATTAGaaacaaaatcatgttaataTGTTTATAAAGAAACTTAGTCATTTTACATAAACTGGTATAGATAACAAGAATTTAGAATTGACCCTTCaacctaaataatattttttttctaattacgTTCCCTTGAATTCTTACTCACTTTAATCaattggtataatttttttttaaatgtgaatTAATTTCTTGACTCATAGTTTTGAATTTGACTTACATTTTTAATATGTCGTAGCTAATAGGATACCACACCTGTCGTCATGCAtgtggtttttgttttctttttcgtgTTTATGTTATAAGTATCTAACATGGGATTTTAATGGAGAATTTGTTTATACATAAAACTTGAATTTCATACCGATAAAGAAAATATGTATGTATTACTTAAATAAATCATGTGTTACCTAAACATTAAATTTGGACCAAACCTATTAGTGGGAAGTAGGTAGTATCTCTTTGCTTGATTTGTTACTGACATAAAATCCAGATAAAATCATTCGGATCCAGCCAAATACATACTTAGCTTTACAGTCAGCATATTCCCTATTCTCTGGTAATTTAAGAAGTCCTTCCAGTATCTGCACATTTAgagtaaagaaagaaataatgtaaAGAGAAGGAAAGCAGAAAATGAGACAAGTCTATAACACAAAcacattaagtttttttttttcactcaaaacATAAGCTGAATAAAACACCATAAAATTTTTAAACCCCAATGTCTATTCATTTCTCACGATCAGTATATAAGATGACTCAAATCCACCTCTTCATTCCTGACAGATTAAATCCTCCTTAGaattaaaaatctacaactaatCAACAAAACCACTAAAAATacctaaattatgttttttggaCTGTTCTTTATAATAAGGACAGAGATTTTGAAGAATCACATCAGCAAAGCTTCTATTAGCTTCATACTCTTTTATTGAGCAAGCAAATAGCACTAACACACCTAAGCgagcataaaaaaaaaggatccaAACTACCAAACCCCAATATTCCGATTGATTAATCCCCAAAAATACTGAAACACGAAAGATCGAGGAACCAACCAGCCATCAGTAACTGAACATCATAACAATTAGATCAAAACTAACCAACCAATCACTCATTCAGTCATTGGTCTGCAACATCTCTAATTACGCCATATACATTCGCATTAAAACAGATAGAATGGAAACTTTCTCACTTTCAA is a genomic window containing:
- the LOC113001219 gene encoding uncharacterized protein, with protein sequence MRNFEITDGWLVPRSFVFQYFWGLINRNIGILEGLLKLPENREYADCKAKYVFGWIRMILSGFYMQSSLIWVLFDAILIVMARSPDKIKSIDGSKETLKLSVRISDLWFIGTPNKSEQAEMVFVDSDGDEIHAYRVCDHQFKLVFIGVTVVRECVLGDIPFRKYRFAGFADVVAGQFERGLLVDVIGVVEEVVFRQVSGKGRRFVKFLDDYEGDGPITVLLSHCRIKEAQGSYSASINNSFKASKLIINQPVMEIQEFNERLAELGIEPRSGFKSHGEGSTQLSGSIQLSSKESFFGKAEAKTIAEINTISEEIVCVTVGTITRIVLDNHSWCYTTCIECHKKSDAEMTPFTCVCSKYNKEAVLRYRLEVMINQGNESTKFLLWDRECSELIGQSADAVSKLKIEDGDVDLNASPQALDKLLGHELAFKIKVQPKFRNSVVLKCSADSSFINVVMDTLADAETSSKMDIPVSDSNHSAQHESQSLSVTADHDPLLGLPLMLTKRQTFQDCDDEPGISQISPTQLSSNKLKKHA